The following coding sequences are from one Nilaparvata lugens isolate BPH chromosome 4, ASM1435652v1, whole genome shotgun sequence window:
- the LOC111050761 gene encoding uncharacterized protein LOC111050761 — protein MWSKIIFYLAWFFYSVELSSAFFSRPQHQAITNNGASKTRVATTTVTGQQSTESQNIPTTAAVNQQQQQQHLPNYFSNHQTANVNQHSAIPSNLHGVPPVQPHS, from the exons ATGTGGAGCAAG ATTATATTCTACTTGGCCTGGTTTTTTTATTCAGTTGAGCTTTCCTCAGCTTTCTTCTCCAGACCACAGCATCAAGCTATCACCAACAACGGGGCAAGCAAAACTCGAGTGGCCACAACAACTGTCACAGGTCAACAGTCAACTGAGTCTCAGAACATCCCAACAACAGCAGCCGTtaatcaacaacaacaacagcaacatCTTCCAAACTATTTCTCAAACCACCAGACAGCAAACGTCAACCAACATTCAGCTATCCCATCCAACCTCCATGGCGTCCCTCCCGTTCAGCCTCACTCATAA